From the Musa acuminata AAA Group cultivar baxijiao chromosome BXJ3-1, Cavendish_Baxijiao_AAA, whole genome shotgun sequence genome, the window tgaGGGCACTGAGTTGGCTTGTCTCACCATGGCAGCCTCCGAGCTGCTGAAGCGCGTCCAAGAACCGCTTGTGCAGGTCCTCCGACCACCATCGCCTCGTCTTCCCCTGAGAAGCAGACTTCTTCTtgtcctctccatctccacctttaCCTTTACCTTCCCCTCCTTCACTGCCCAAGTCATCTTCTTTGTCACCGGGGTGGGCATCTTCCCTGACCTTCCTTGCCTCGACCGCTACCGGCTTTCGAACTCGATCCTGTGTGGTATATGTATTATATACACTATAGGTTTCATCTTGGATGCATGAGATCATGAAGCCAATAGACTTATCGTATATCATTACTTTCTCTGGGACTAGATCTGGATCTTTGTTCTCTTCCGAAGCACCAGAGCATGGCTTTAAGGATATGAATTCTTTTAGGACAGTCTCATTACTTGTTCTCACGGTGTCCTCCATCATCATCAGTTGCATGTAGTTTTCGATCGCTGCACAATCGAACCAAGAAACATGAGATCGAATTGAGTCGGTCATGCCGAGGAACCAAAAGAAACACTTCAAGAAAAGAACTCGAGAAGAAGAGTGACGATGTAACTTTGGTTAATGAGATGCAAACAGAGAGGCAGCTCCCGCCGGAAGACCTGTATCTTCCTGCGCTCCTCCTTGAGCGCATCGATGAGTTCGTCATACCAAAACGCCTTCTCCGATCGATCATCCATCGATAGGGATGAGGAACGAGGAGAAGAACAAACAAGGAATTAAGAACTCACAGATTCAACCAAGAGGCAACAGCTGCTGAAGAGGCAGTAggtgagagaagagagagagagagagacgcgaGTTGAGGTGATGGAGAGCTCGGTGAGGTAAGAGATAGGCGTGGGAGCGAAGTCGGACCGTCGCATACCCAGCCAGATCAAACGCTCCATTTGAAGGGCTTTGAATATTGGAAACAGTTCGGGCGTCAGGTCGGTCGACAGGATAAGATCGAAGATTTCGAAGACAAATCATAGAATATACATACATCGCGACATATCTCTCTCGTCAAATCTAACACAGGGTTGACTGCTGCAGGAAATCCTTCGCTCGTGAGCGCGGTTCTCGCGCCGGGATGGCTGTAAGATTCTCACGAAGCTGTACGAACCTGTGAAGATAAAAAGTGTTAGTGTATGGCAGCTCGTCATTTCCATGCGCGACAAGCTTTTTATTCTCTCTCGTCCTCCTGCTGGTTTGGCCTTTGGAGATCGCAAGGGACACCGCCGTTACCCACAGAAAGCTCCAAATCAAGATCTCATTCGTGTCGGTAACACAGCACAGTGCTCATATCTCGTGCCCAGTTAATTAAGATTAATAATTAAGGAAAATATTAAAGTCAAAGCCAATCTTCAAACGTATATCCATACTCTGCTGGCGAAAGGACAGCACTTGCAGAATTCTTTGGAAGATTCATGAACATTTCTTGAGGTTTTACATATATAGGATCTTTTCGTGTGTGAAGTAAATCTCCaaatgaaataaatttttttctatgTTATTATCAAGTAATATGGATTTTGATGCTCATCAACGCAATCTTTGCAATTTAAATTTGACACTTTGCagcttttcataatgtattttagaCACGTTTTAATTTTGTTCttgtcttttgtttttgttttttacttttataaaatTATGCAAGTAGGTTTGGTGATATCTATTTAATATCTTGATCTTCCTATTTCGAATTTGTTAAAATATGATAGTGAATAATTTTATGAGTTTaggattttctaaaaaaatattttggataTATAAGTatacaaatttaatatttttggaAGTAGATAAGTCTTAATAAATAATATGTgcttatttatattttctttttcgcGGTTGTTCACTTGCTATATAAATCCTTAAAACATTGCATGTCAAATGTTTCCAGGGAGAAACAGCTCAAGCTCACCAACCAGTACGGCACCGCCGCCGGCGGCCACCACCACCAGTACACTACCAGCACAGTCTGCTCCTCTTCCCGATCGCCGTCGCCCATGTTGTCCTCCTCCTTCCCGCGGTCGCGGGATATCGCGGCGCACCAGGTGCCCATCCTGGTGCAGGTGTGCGAGGAGGTGGAGGCGGGTCGGAGGGCGCGGGCGCACCGATGGAAGGAGGCGGCGCGGCGGCTGAACCGGCTGGAGCAGCAGATGGAGACGGGGACGTCGGAGGAGGTGGAGGCGAAGTTGCAGTGgctgagggaggaggaggagggtgcgTGGCTTGATGGGATGGTTGCGGATTGGAGGCAGAAGGTGATGCAGGCGGCGGAATCCGAGGCAgtgaggatggaggaggcttgggccACGTAAACAGGCCAAGCTCGCAGCATTGATCCAAAGAATTGGCGGCGTGGTGGTATTTCTCTTTTCATATGACGAAAGGTAGATCGGTATATGTTACTGAGGCATTCCTTTCTTCTTCGGTTTCATTCTTTATTTGTGtactaatattatattaaaaaatatatgaagttTATTATTCAACTCCTATCGGCccctttaaaaatataataaaatattattttattatttgtcatccaaatatttctattttttttcttcttcttatttcatCCTCGTTGTCACTGCAGACACCCCTCGCCATTGATCCCGCTCGATGTCGGCCGTCCTCGCTCGTCGTCCGCTTGATGTATCTTTCGAGGAGGGGGAAAAAAAGaaggatatttatatttatttacaaataataatttaaaaatattaattttttaaaataaatttataatagtaATAAGGGTCTGAAAatagtaattaaaaaatattagtgaTTAACGTGATTAAATTAAGATATAGTTTTATCTTTGAATCATGTTAGCTGCTGTTAATCGTATCATATGTGATTAAAAGTGAGTTTGTTGGATGTTAGCGgaaggagatatatatatatatatatatatatatatatatatatatatatatatatatatatatatatatatatatatatatatatatgtgtgtgtacaaatatgtatatatatatgtatgtctatatatatatatatgtgtatatcagGAGGCTAACACGAATCTTAATGCAAAATCAAGCTTTAAGCGTTGCCCAAATCCACCCGATCCGAAATCGAAACGAAGCGTACAGAGTTCATAGACTTCCCTCCCACTACCCCCCCCCCCTCGAAGCCCCGCTCAAATCCACTTCCTGGAATCCCTTTCTCCTCCTTCGTCCCCAACACGGTTTCCCCGTTTCTCTCTTCGGGGGCGGCAAAGGAGAGTGTCATGCCGGCGCTCAAGAACAAGGTACTTCTCTACAAGATCTCCAGATCTTGTCTCTTCCCTGCTCTTTCGCCTTCGATTCGCTAGGTTTTCTTGCTATTGTGGTcgattttcttcttctttacccCTTTTAAGTCTTTAGCTTCCGAATTCTTGAGGCTGAAAGGGGTTTTCTTTATCAGGTTTGTTTAAGGTAGAAATCTTTGTGGCGAAGCTGTGATTTTGGTCATATGACGCCGAAGTTTCCACTGTTCGAGGTTTTAGTTTGATGCCCGGATTCGTATTTATAGTTATTGGAGAAAGATATTTGTGAGTTTATTGATGTCGCCAAAGATCTaccatttcttcttcttccctcaaaGTAGCCTCTCGAACCTGTTGGTTTCTTGAAACTAGTTCTTGCAGGGACACAAAACTCCTTGTCTTTTTGAtcagttttttaaaattttgattagttTCTtacactttctctttgaatgttcCTTTTAACACCTACAATCACAAAATCCTTTGGGCATAGAGGTTCTTTGACATTATCACAGAACCTAACGGAAGGTCTACAAAGTCAACCAGATTCTGTCGTGCCTGCTAAGCCACTTATTTAATTTTCCTGACTAGatgctttaattattttttagcaGTTTCTCCTTCTAGTATATTTCGTTGGTGTTGTGTATTTATATAGGCCGACACATTTTTGCTCTTGAAGCACATAGAtgaatctttctgtgtgaaaattaAACTGATTCTGAGCTTTGTTTTTCTTAAACCGATTCTGAGCATTGTATGTGGAAatggaggattcaaattttgttgttgttttgaGTAGTTCTGTGCTAGAACTTATTTGAACTGTCCAGAAGTCATTGAATTAATTGAATTGTGAATGAATTTGTGTTCTATCAGCCTCACATCTAATTGTTTGTGAAAGAATTAGATTATTTGAAATAAAAGGTCTCTTTTTTAAATGAATGAACTTTCTCGTCTTTAATGATTGTCAAAATTGTCATCTTAACATCCAAAGAGAAATACTCCATGTTCCCTCTTAAGCTTATTCAGGTGGTTGGCATCATCGAGCAAAAGTAACTTTGAATGCATATACCATTTTGAAATTGTTTCATACTGTATAGATTGAGTATTACTACTCTTACAAATGAAGTATGCTGGGCACTTGAAGTTCAGAAACATTAATTATAGGACACATTATCTTGGTGTGAAAAGTTTAGTTCAAAGTACTTCATgccatcttaattttttttcgaGAATATCCTATGGTACTTGGTTCTCAGTTTCTGGTGACTCTCAAGACCACAAATTATGTAATATGGGGCCCTCTGTAGTCATTTCCTTTCATATATATTAAGTTCCAAAACTGGTATGTATAGTCTCAATGTCTACTATGATGTCTTGTACACAAAATATATTAGTTGTGTGACATATAGAAACAATTCTCTTTCTAATTCTGAAAGTATGAAGTTCAGAATGCTTTTGACTTCATTTGCCTTTTCTGGGATGTCAATATTTTGTTAGTTAATTCATTAACTAGAACATGTGTTAGGTGCTTGTTTTTTGGTCAAAATTTAAATATGGTAATCATGGGTTTGTCTTAACTGTTCATAGCTTCTTATCAGATAACTTTTCTTGATTTCCAAAGATATTTTCTGGCATTTATTATTGTACAATGAGAGATGGTTTGGGAGTTTATTTCTTCTCTGATTTTTTTTACTTCAATTGTAAACAGAAGCAAGAACAAGGGAGCATTGAACGCATATTTGAGGAAATGCTCATGGAGCTTGGTGGTCAAGTTGATTTTGATCTTCCATCCTGGCTGAAGAAATGGAAACCTGCACAGTATATAAGCATAAAGCGCAGTATCCATATTAATTTGATCTGAACTTTATCATTATTGTACATAATCTCTTGATTCCTCTTTCTTTCATGCTGTTACAAACTTATGTTTCCTTTCATACTTTATGTTTTTTGATATGTACTAGATTCCATATATGAGCCAGTTCATCATATTACTGACAGTTTTATGTTACATACTATAACACAGAAAGATATCACTAATAGTTTGCAGTTAAATTTGCTGGAGCATTTTGAATATTTTTGGGATTTCGTACCAAGTTTCTTTTGCTTTGGGATGAGTATATCTAACTTCTGTTAAACATGGAAATGGGTTCTAAGTGATATATATTTGTAGTTGTTTTTTAGAGGGATGATAAACATAGAAATCATGACTTGGTTAATTTGCTCAAGAACTTATCGTTGACCATGACCTTTGAGAAGACATCTATCTTACCAAAAGGCGAATTGAGGATGATGGAATCTTCTGTTCCTGTACTCAATTAACAGGATCGTCAACTGTCTGTGATGGAGATTGTCATTGTGGGTAAGCAACTTCAGTTTCAGTCAATGAAGTCGTCAAACATGTTTTCTCAATTATGTAACTTTAGCAACTTCATTAATCAACACATCTATGGTTGATAATTTTTGCTGCAATGAGGGAAAACTTGTTTAACATACATTGATAAGATTGTACTGCTCATGATCTCCCCAATTCTTTTTTTCAGGATGCTATTCTCTTGTTGCTCATCTAGTTGCAAATGTGGTGACAAATGTCTTAACAAACCTTTTCAGCACAGAGATGTGAAGAAAATGAAAGTTGTAAAGGTATATTTTACAAATGTCTTACTTTTGTTCTACCATTTTTTAATGCTTAATTTTGCAAATTTTAATCATACAGACAATCTGAAATGAGttgaacttgaattgcatgaagaACTATTTAGGAATTCAATTTTTGGCTAATATTGTATGTTTAAGACAACACATGTGTTGGTAGATGAGATTTACCTAATCTAAGCCTACATATGACGTTTGTTGACCTTAGTTACAATATGCTGATTTTGTTTATATGATTTGTGATTCTTTATGGAACTTGAATTATGGAGGAGATACTAATTAAAATTACTCTAGACCATTAGAATTGAGACTTTTCATATTCTAAATCTTGATTTTAAGATACAGGAACTTTTGATGTTCATGAACATATCATTTTCTATTCCAAATTAACTTCTTATCAGTTAATGTTTCTTAATTTGAAAAATGAGTTAATCCATATGTCGATAATTTAGTTAGTCTCTTTGTTATAATTAGTCTTTCATTTTAAGTACAATGAATTGAATATTAATTGCCAAGTAGATGATTCTGCATTCAAGTATGTGCTAATCCAATTCTAATCATTGTTCAGTGTGAGCAGTGTTTTAATTTTGTATATAATAACATCCGTAAGTAGACACTACTGCTATCAAGCAGGTGCTAATCCAATTTTATTTTCCTCTATTCCCTTTTTGTTCATCAAACTCATGTCTTCTATGATGGTTTATGTTAGTACATGCTTCTCAAGATTCATGGTGTTGAAGATGTGGGTTTCTCAAacaatttttttaatgtttactTTTAATATGTTCTAATCCTTAATGCCAATAAATCTGATTTATATCATAGTTTTTCCTCATTAGTCATGCTCCTCAATTTGCTTCTTCTGTTTATGCAACCTCCAACTTTGGCATTCATTGTTCCTTGTGCCCACATGCAATTATTGCCA encodes:
- the LOC103989992 gene encoding transcription factor NIGT1 isoform X3, coding for MQLMMMEDTVRTSNETVLKEFISLKPCSGASEENKDPDLVPEKDRVRKPVAVEARKVREDAHPGDKEDDLGSEGGEGKGKGGDGEDKKKSASQGKTRRWWSEDLHKRFLDALQQLGGCHAAKPKHIRELMKVDGLTNDEVKSHLQKYRLHARRRRSTAVENPSAGVPQLVVLGGIWIPPPGYGVAAATHPVVNAPRNGTHPSLPLPSSNSVLEHQDQYNII
- the LOC103989992 gene encoding transcription factor NIGT1 isoform X2 — translated: MDDRSEKAFWYDELIDALKEERRKIQVFRRELPLCLHLINQTIENYMQLMMMEDTVRTSNETVLKEFISLKPCSGASEENKDPDLVPEKDRVRKPVAVEARKVREDAHPGDKEDDLGSEGGEGKGKGGDGEDKKKSASQGKTRRWWSEDLHKRFLDALQQLGGCHAKPKHIRELMKVDGLTNDEVKSHLQKYRLHARRRRSTAVENPSAGVPQLVVLGGIWIPPPGYGVAAATHPVVNAPRNGTHPSLPLPSSNSVLEHQDQYNII
- the LOC103989992 gene encoding transcription factor NIGT1 isoform X1, producing the protein MDDRSEKAFWYDELIDALKEERRKIQVFRRELPLCLHLINQTIENYMQLMMMEDTVRTSNETVLKEFISLKPCSGASEENKDPDLVPEKDRVRKPVAVEARKVREDAHPGDKEDDLGSEGGEGKGKGGDGEDKKKSASQGKTRRWWSEDLHKRFLDALQQLGGCHAAKPKHIRELMKVDGLTNDEVKSHLQKYRLHARRRRSTAVENPSAGVPQLVVLGGIWIPPPGYGVAAATHPVVNAPRNGTHPSLPLPSSNSVLEHQDQYNII
- the LOC135628749 gene encoding transcription factor AS1-like; this translates as MSNVSREKQLKLTNQYGTAAGGHHHQYTTSTVCSSSRSPSPMLSSSFPRSRDIAAHQVPILVQVCEEVEAGRRARAHRWKEAARRLNRLEQQMETGTSEEVEAKLQWLREEEEGAWLDGMVADWRQKVMQAAESEAVRMEEAWAT